The Deinococcus sedimenti genome includes the window GTCAGGAGGTCGCGCAGCGTGTCGAAGCGTCCGGCGGCGCGCGTGAAGGAGTCCTGCACGTCCCGGTAGCGCACCAGATCGGCCGGGGTGCAGTTGGCGTGGCGGCCCAGCAGCGCGGTCGCCTCGCGCGCGTCGGTCGCCAGACGCCGCGCCTGGGACACGAGGTGCTTGAGTTCGAACACGGCCGGGACGGGGTTTTCGCGGACGCGCTGGAACACGCGTTCCTCCAGGTCGTCCACGCGGGCCTCCAGCGCGTCGGCGGCGGTGAAGAAGGTGTCGGCGGTGTGGTCCAGCAGTTCGTAGGTGACCTCCTGCGCGGTGTTCACGCTGTCGCGCCCGACGAGATTCCACACGCTGTCCAGCGCGCCGGTCCCGCCGGGACTGTGCGTCAGGACGGCGCTGCCGAACGTGAAGACGCTCAGGCGTTCGGTGAACTCGTCGGCCTGCGCGGGATTCACGTAGGAGCGCACGGTGATGAACGCGTGCTCCGGGTAGGCCTCGGCGCGGCTCCAGTGGCCGCGTTCCAGGGC containing:
- a CDS encoding magnesium transporter CorA family protein gives rise to the protein MIRARRLSDGQDFPWNGEHDNVWVDTQDPTPDELAALRAAFPLNRLALEDALERGHWSRAEAYPEHAFITVRSYVNPAQADEFTERLSVFTFGSAVLTHSPGGTGALDSVWNLVGRDSVNTAQEVTYELLDHTADTFFTAADALEARVDDLEERVFQRVRENPVPAVFELKHLVSQARRLATDAREATALLGRHANCTPADLVRYRDVQDSFTRAAGRFDTLRDLLTNLLDLHLNLQSQRMNEVMRTLTAVSVIFLPLTFLAGVWGMNFEFMPELKSPFGYALAWGTFLLIGGALSVYFKRRGWW